From one Phycodurus eques isolate BA_2022a chromosome 6, UOR_Pequ_1.1, whole genome shotgun sequence genomic stretch:
- the tyrp1b gene encoding tyrosinase-related protein 1b — protein MHTHSIWRAGVLVATLCVTATLAQFPRECVSPEGLRGGRCCPSPSGQAGDECGSSTGRGQCASIAADDRRHGPQYPYAGRDDRERWPLRFFNRSCQCNGNFSGYNCGRCRHGLTGPNCDQRISVVRRNLMQMSATEKQAFINSLDQAKRTIHPDLVICTRRYQEILGPDGNTPQFENITIYNYFVWSHYYSVSKTFLGSGQASFGGVDFSHEGPGFVTWHRFHLLQLERDMQDMLGDASFALPYWNFAIGGNDCDICTDDLLGARSSFDMNSVSPNSVFSRWRVICESVEDYDTFGTVCNNTETSPIRRNPAGNVARPMVQRLPEPQDVLDCLQLNTFDTPPYYSTSSESFRNSIEGYSAPQGTYDPVIRSLHNLAHLFLNGTGGQTHLSPNDPIFVLLHTFTDAIFDEWLSRHRPGEIVYPEENAPIGHNRQFNMVPFWPPVTNAEMFVSAPENLGYTYEVQWPVRAYTLSEIITIAIVAAVLVVAVVGGAIACAVRARSYRSAEALEPLLGETFRRYSEDDRRLDKSQSVV, from the exons ATGCACACTCACAG CATTTGGCGAGCAGGTGTCCTTGTGGCGACCTTGTGCGTCACAGCGACTCTGGCCCAGTTCCCTCGGGAGTGCGTCAGCCCCGAGGGGCTTCGAGGCGGCCGGTGCTGCCCCTCCCCGTCGGGCCAGGCGGGAGATGAGTGCGGCTCCAGCACGGGACGGGGTCAGTGCGCTTCCATTGCCGCAGACGACCGGCGCCACGGACCCCAGTACCCGTATGCGGGGCGCGACGACCGAGAGAGGTGGCCTCTGCGATTCTTCAACCGCTCTTGTCAGTGTAACGGGAATTTCAGCGGCTACAACTGCGGCCGATGTCGACATGGACTGACCGGACCGAACTGTGACCAGAGGATCTCTGTGG TGAGGAGGAATTTAATGCAAATGAGTGCCACTGAGAAGCAAGCATTCATCAACTCTCTGGACCAAGCAAAGAGGACGATCCACCCCGACCTTGTCATCTGTACAAGACG GTACCAGGAGATACTTGGGCCGGATGGCAACACGCCTCAGTTTGAGAATATCACCATTTACAACTACTTTGTGTGGAGCCATTACTACTCTGTCAGTAAAACCTTCCTGGGCTCGGGCCAGGCCAGCTTCGGAGGGGTTGACTTTTCCCACGAGGGCCCCGGTTTTGTCACCTGGCACCGCTTTCATCTGCTGCAACTGGAAAGGGATATGCAA GACATGCTGGGCGACGCATCCTTCGCGCTGCCCTACTGGAACTTCGCCATCGGAGGCAACGATTGCGACATTTGCACGGACGACCTCTTGGGAGCCAGGAGCTCCTTCGACATGAACTCCGTCAGCCCCAACTCGGTCTTCTCACGGTGGCGGGTGATCTGCGAGAGCGTGGAAGACTACGACACTTTTGGCACCGTCTGCAACA ACACAGAGACCAGCCCCATCAGGAGGAACCCGGCGGGCAACGTGGCGCGGCCCATGGTGCAGAGGCTGCCCGAGCCGCAGGACGTGTTGGACTGTCTGCAGCTCAACACCTTTGACACGCCGCCTTACTACTCCACCTCCTCCGAGAGCTTCAGGAACTCGATTGAAG GCTACAGCGCTCCGCAGGGGACGTACGATCCGGTGATCCGCAGCCTCCACAACCTGGCCCACCTCTTCCTCAACGGGACCGGCGgacagactcacctctcccctAACGATCCCATCTTCGtcctgctgcacactttcaCCGATGCCATCTTTGACGAATGGCTCAGCAGGCACCGACCAG ggGAAATCGTCTATCCTGAGGAGAATGCGCCAATTGGACACAACCGCCAGTTCAACATGGTTCCTTTTTGGCCTCCTGTCACCAACGCAGAGATGTTTGTGTCCGCCCCGGAAAACTTGGGCTACACCTACGAGGTCCAGTGGCCAG TTCGCGCCTACACGCTGTCTGAGATCATCACCATCGCCATCGTGGCGGCGGTGCTGGTCGTGGCCGTGGTGGGCGGAGCCATCGCCTGCGCGGTGCGGGCCCGATCGTACCGCTCGGCCGAGGCCTTGGAGCCGTTGCTGGGGGAAACCTTCCGACGATACTCCGAGGACGACCGGAGGTTGGATAAATCGCAGTCTGTTGTCTAG